The Flavobacterium johnsoniae UW101 genomic interval TTGGCATTCTGCTGTAAAACCATATTATCGCCAACTAAAGCGGGCAGTTTTACTTGTGCTGTTACAGAGAATTTTACACTTAAAACTAAAAAAAGAAACAGTAATTTTTTTGAGTTAATCATTGGCATTGATTTTTAAGTACATTTTAAATTTAAAATAGTTACACCAGTTATGCATCCTGTGCTTTCCTGTTTTGTGTAATACAAAAATGAAAAAAAAGCTGTCAGAAAAGACAGCTTCTTTCAAAAAAAAACAAAAAATAAAAGTGGGGCAAAATTTATTAATCGTAACCAAGATTTTGATCGTAAAGTCCAGGAACCGCTAAGATTTCTGATAACGGAATTGGATATAACAATGAATTATTATCAATAGTTCTGATTTTGTTTTCGGTATCTTCAGCCGCTTTCCAGGCGTTCATAATGGTTACTGCTTTTCCAGATCTTATTAAATCAAACCATCTTGTTCCTTCTGCAAAGAATTCTTTTCTTCTTTCGTCAAATAATTGGTCAAGTGTAATATTTGAAGCATTTGCAGTAAGTCCGGCTCTGGTTCTTACTTTGTTTACAATATCGTCAACTTCTGCCTGAGAACCTCCTCCGCCATGCAGCGTACATTCGGCCATAAGCATTAATACATCTGTGTAACGTGTAATCATAAAATCAACTCCCCAGTCTTCACGACCGTTTCCATATCTTGCTGCATCAATGTACTTTTTGAAAACCGGAAGTGTATAACTGCCTTTGTATGTTCCTGAAGCTACGGTATAACTTGTCGCGATTCCGAAAATTTTTCTTTTATCTGCTGCGGTAAACATATTCATGAATCCGTTTGAGATTGGTCTTGCTTCTAAAGCTCCTTGTGCTGATAAATTTACAGAAGCAAAATAAGGTTCATATCCTAATTCTACCATAAAGTTACCTCCTACCGGAGTTGAAATATTTTGTGTGTACGGAATTACCAATACATTTTCTTTATTCGCATTTCCTTCGGTTTTAAAAATCGGATCGTAATCTGTTCCAAAGGCATATAAACCGCTTAATTTAATATCATTTAATTCTTTATAGGCTTTGTCCCATTCGTTTAAACCCAGCATTGCACCGTCAATTCCGTAAGTCGGGCTTGAACGTGTCATGTAAACCAAACCTAAAATAGCTTTTGCACCATATTTAGTAACACGTCCAAAATTGGCAGTATCATAAGACGGAGCAAGATCCGGAATAGCCAGTTCTAAATCTGAGATAATTAATTTATAAATATCGGCAACAGCACTTCTTGGTATTTTTGATGCTTCCTGAGCTGTTACAGTTCTGTCTATTAACGGCACTCGGCCAAACCATCTTACTAAATCAAAATAACAAAATGCTCTAAGAAAACGTGCTTCTGCTGCCATTGCCGTTTTATCTGCCGGATTTGTAAAAATGGCATCTCCTTTTTCGGCTATTTTTTCTAATAACTGATTGGCTTTGTAAATGGCATTGTAATTCGTTAAATACGCTTCTTTCACGTAAGTGTTAGAACTAATAGAAGTATAAAAACTGTTAATTCCTTCCCAGTCTCTTGATGCTTGTGTAGTGGCCATCAAATTATCTGATCTGGTTTCGCTTAAATTCATTAATCGGTTTGCATAACCATATACGCTTGTTCCGTGAAAAGCTATTGAATAGGTTGCATTTCTCGCCTGAACAAAATCGCCGGGAGTTGCATAAAAATTCTCAATTGTTCCCTGAGACAAAGGCAGCTGTGTCAGCTCGTCTGTACAAGATGACTGTGCAAATAATAGTAAAGCACCTGCCGCTATGAAGATATATTTTTTCATTTTCTTTTAATTAAAATTAATGTTAAGCCCGATCACTAAAGATTTTGCTAAAGGTGCTCCTCCGTAATCTACCGGCACCGAAAAATCGCTGTTTGAACTTGCTGAAGTATTTACGGCTTCTGGGTTGAAACCTACTTTGTATTTGTTCCAGTAGAACCAGTTTTCGCCCGTTACATATAATCTTGCGTTATCAATTCTTGAAATTCCTTTAAGAGCCTGTCTTAAATTATATCCAATTGAAATGCTTCTAACACTTACATAATCAGATTTATACAACCAGTCTGAGTTTGCCTGATAACCAAAAGAGGTTCTCCAGTTTCCTCTCACTGCCGGATCAACATTTAGAGAATTTTCTACAGATCCCATTCCGGTACGGTCAATTGCACGACCGGTTAATCCGTAAACTGTTCCTCCGTTTTGTCCTTGTACCAAAACACTCAAATCAAAATCTTTGTATTTAAAATTGTTGGTAATTCCCCAAGTATATTTTGGCGTTGGGTTTCCTAAATCAACACGGTCTTCTGAATTGATTTTTTTATCTCCATTCTGATCTACATATCTAGGATCTCCAAGAACCAGTTTATTTCCTCCAATCGTTGTACCTCCTGCATCAATATCTGCCTGGGTGATTACACCATTCTGCTGTAAACCAAAGATGGTGTACATTGGTTTTCCTACTTCCAGTTTCACAAACGGAACACCTCCGTCATAAGCATTACTGATTTCAATTTTTGACTGATTAGGACCTAATGCCAAAACTTTGTTTTCGTTATGGCTGATGTTGGCAGAAGTTCTCCATTCAAAACTTTGCGTTTTCACGTTTAAAGAGTTTAACTCAAATTCCCATCCCTGATTTTGTACCTCTCCAATGTTGGTTAAATATGTTTGAAAACCAGAATCTCCCGGAACCGGAACTCTTAAAAGCAGTTCGCTGTTGTTTTTTCTATATAGCTCAAAAGTTCCAGTAAGTCTGTTTTTGATGATTCCGAAATCAAGACCAAAATCTATACTTTTTGATTCTTCCCAGTGCAATGAAGGGTTTGGTATAGAAGCGGCTCCCTGACCAATGGCTACTGCACCGCCAATTGAGTAATTGTAAGTTCCAAGAGTAGCATACTGCGCATAACTTCCAATATTGTTACTTCCGTTTATACCAGTGCTGGCTCTTAATTTAAGTTCAGTTAACCAGTCAACATTTTGTAAAAATGCTTCTTGTTTTACTCTCCATCCTAAAGAAAGAGAAGAAAAAGTTCCCCATCTTCTGTCTGTTCCAAATTTAGAAGAACCGTCACGTCTAATACTCGCTGCCAAAATATATTTTTCTTTGAAATTGTACTGGATACGAGAAAAATAAGATAACAATGTATTTTTTTCTGCAGTTGTAGAACCAATAGATCCGGCAGGCAGAGTTTCGATACTTGAACTGTTGTAAAGCGCTCCCGAAGACATAGTCGATTTTGTAATTTCATACGCATTAAAAGACTCTCCTAAAAGCAGGTTAAAACTATGATTTCCAAAAGTTTTATCATAAGTCAGTGTATTTTCATTTACGATATTCTGTCTTCTGTAAGTATTATAAGCTCCTCTGATACTTGCGATTACATCGTTTGGCGTATAACTTTCATTTACGTTGTCTGAATTATCAAAGTTGATGGTGCTTTTCAGCGTAAAACTTTTAGCAAACTGATAACTGGCATATCCAGAAATCAGGTTTCTGTACATAGAGTTTCTTCCTGTTCTTGCCAGAGCATTCAGCATATTGGTTGTGCTGGAACCCCAGGCATAACGTGTTGTATATTTTTCTCCTGCTGCATTTGCTGCACTTTCAAAAACCGGAGTTGCCGTAAGCGCTTTAAAAAGTGTATTATCTTTTCCTTCAACACCCGGATCGTTTTTAATTGAATACGAAGGCGCTAAATTGATTCCCATTTTAAAGTTTTCAGAAAGCTTAATATCTATATTAGCTCTTGCCGAGAAAAGAGAATAATCTGTCCCCACAATATATCCAGTATTTTTTTGATAGTTGGCAGAAACATAATAATTTACTGCGTCTGTAGCTCCCGAAGCGGTTAATTGATAGTTGCTGAATTCTCCCGTACGGAATACTTTATCCTGCCAGTCGATGTAATCTAATCCAGGATGACCCGGCATATCCCATCTGTCATCATGCAGATAGGTGTAATATCTCGAATTGGCTGTAGTAAGCGGAGCTGTTGGGTTTACAGCGTTATAAGCTGCAATTCTTTCTGCCGTAGTCTGGCTGGCAGATGCTCCTGCAATTCCAGATCCTACCCATTGTGAATCGATCATCGTCTTAGCACGGCTAATCCATCCTTCCGCGGTAAGCATGTCTACTCGGTTAACTTCTTTGTTAACCCCTCCGTAGGTATTAAAAGTAAATTTCGGTTTTCCTTTTTTCCCTTTTTTTGTTGTAATAATTACTACTCCATTTGAAGCTCTTGAACCGTAAATAGCTGCTGCCGAAGCATCTTTTAAAACTTCAATCGAAGCCACATCATTCGGGTTCATATTGTCAAGCGGACTTCCGTTTGAAAATCCTCCGTTACTGTTTGATCCTTCAGTATAAATTGGAAATCCATCAATTACGTACAAAGGCTCGTTTCCTGCCGTAATAGAACCTGCTCCCCTGATTTCGATACTAAAAGGCTGTCCCGGTAAACCTGTAGTCTGCTTTACACGAACTCCGGCTACCTGACCAATTAATCCCTGATCGATTCTCGAAATCGGACGTTCCGTAAAAGATTCGGTCTTAATTCCTGAAATTGCTCCAGAGGTAAGTTTTTTCTTTTGAGTACCGTAACCAATTACTACAACTTCACTCAGGTTGGCACTTT includes:
- a CDS encoding RagB/SusD family nutrient uptake outer membrane protein, translated to MKKYIFIAAGALLLFAQSSCTDELTQLPLSQGTIENFYATPGDFVQARNATYSIAFHGTSVYGYANRLMNLSETRSDNLMATTQASRDWEGINSFYTSISSNTYVKEAYLTNYNAIYKANQLLEKIAEKGDAIFTNPADKTAMAAEARFLRAFCYFDLVRWFGRVPLIDRTVTAQEASKIPRSAVADIYKLIISDLELAIPDLAPSYDTANFGRVTKYGAKAILGLVYMTRSSPTYGIDGAMLGLNEWDKAYKELNDIKLSGLYAFGTDYDPIFKTEGNANKENVLVIPYTQNISTPVGGNFMVELGYEPYFASVNLSAQGALEARPISNGFMNMFTAADKRKIFGIATSYTVASGTYKGSYTLPVFKKYIDAARYGNGREDWGVDFMITRYTDVLMLMAECTLHGGGGSQAEVDDIVNKVRTRAGLTANASNITLDQLFDERRKEFFAEGTRWFDLIRSGKAVTIMNAWKAAEDTENKIRTIDNNSLLYPIPLSEILAVPGLYDQNLGYD
- a CDS encoding SusC/RagA family TonB-linked outer membrane protein; translation: MKNKLNLLLIMALFVLAYSSGYAQEKTVTGTVTDPAKLSIPGVNVIVKGTNRSTSTDFDGKYTISAAPGETLVFSFVGFVKQEIKIGAAPSYNISMEAESANLSEVVVIGYGTQKKKLTSGAISGIKTESFTERPISRIDQGLIGQVAGVRVKQTTGLPGQPFSIEIRGAGSITAGNEPLYVIDGFPIYTEGSNSNGGFSNGSPLDNMNPNDVASIEVLKDASAAAIYGSRASNGVVIITTKKGKKGKPKFTFNTYGGVNKEVNRVDMLTAEGWISRAKTMIDSQWVGSGIAGASASQTTAERIAAYNAVNPTAPLTTANSRYYTYLHDDRWDMPGHPGLDYIDWQDKVFRTGEFSNYQLTASGATDAVNYYVSANYQKNTGYIVGTDYSLFSARANIDIKLSENFKMGINLAPSYSIKNDPGVEGKDNTLFKALTATPVFESAANAAGEKYTTRYAWGSSTTNMLNALARTGRNSMYRNLISGYASYQFAKSFTLKSTINFDNSDNVNESYTPNDVIASIRGAYNTYRRQNIVNENTLTYDKTFGNHSFNLLLGESFNAYEITKSTMSSGALYNSSSIETLPAGSIGSTTAEKNTLLSYFSRIQYNFKEKYILAASIRRDGSSKFGTDRRWGTFSSLSLGWRVKQEAFLQNVDWLTELKLRASTGINGSNNIGSYAQYATLGTYNYSIGGAVAIGQGAASIPNPSLHWEESKSIDFGLDFGIIKNRLTGTFELYRKNNSELLLRVPVPGDSGFQTYLTNIGEVQNQGWEFELNSLNVKTQSFEWRTSANISHNENKVLALGPNQSKIEISNAYDGGVPFVKLEVGKPMYTIFGLQQNGVITQADIDAGGTTIGGNKLVLGDPRYVDQNGDKKINSEDRVDLGNPTPKYTWGITNNFKYKDFDLSVLVQGQNGGTVYGLTGRAIDRTGMGSVENSLNVDPAVRGNWRTSFGYQANSDWLYKSDYVSVRSISIGYNLRQALKGISRIDNARLYVTGENWFYWNKYKVGFNPEAVNTSASSNSDFSVPVDYGGAPLAKSLVIGLNINFN